Proteins co-encoded in one Nothobranchius furzeri strain GRZ-AD chromosome 4, NfurGRZ-RIMD1, whole genome shotgun sequence genomic window:
- the rfx4 gene encoding transcription factor RFX4 isoform X2 yields the protein MHCGLLEEPDMDSTESWIERCLNESENKRYSSHTSLGNMSNDEHEEKENNRASKPHSTPATLEWLEENYEIAEGVCIPRSALYMHYLDFSEKHDTQPVNAASFGKIIRQQFPALTTRRLGTRGQSKYHYYGIAVKETSPYYDVMYSKKGAAWVNETGKKEVTKQTVAYSPRSKLGTLLPEFPNVKDLNLPASLPEERVSTFIMMYRTHCQRILDTVIRANFDEVQSFLLHFWQGMPPHMLPVLGSPTVVNIVGVCDSILYKAISGVLMPTVLQALPDSLTQVIRKFAKQLDEWLKIALHDLPENLRNIKFELSRRFSQILKRQTSLNHLCQASRTVINSADITFQMLEDWRNVDLNSITKQTLYTMEDSQEEHRQLIMHLYQEFDRLLEEQSPIEAYIEWLDSMVDRCVVKVAGKRPGSLKKVAQQFLLMWSCFGTRVIRDMTLHSAPSFGSFHLIHLMFDDYVLYLLESLHFQERANDLMRAMKGEGSTAEREEEFTLTETTPTSQSPGSYSPARSVQSIDVSSAGSPTAALSPEFTGVTATSTVTTAGGSTPETGQQLSCMRSSAPVPPPSSTHRMPVYREEHGYTGSYNYGSYSNQHPHSIQSQYPSLGHDPPIPAPLHYSAYHRSSAQYQLNGQMSRMEPCLMGTTPRLHPTSVAPRWPDVSPANSCYTSPPMHSSRYASSGDMYSPLGPRRNSEYEHSQHFPGFAYINGEATTGWAK from the exons ATGCATTGCGGGCTGCTGGAGGAGCCTGACATGGATTCCACAG AGAGTTGGATTGAAAGGTGCCTCAATGAAAGTGAGAACAAGCGCTATTCCAGCCACACCTCTCTGGGGAACATGTCCAATGATGAGC ATgaggaaaaagaaaacaacagaGCCTCTAAACCACATTCAACTCCGGCTACTCTGGAGTG GTTAGAGGAAAATTATGAGATAGCTGAAGGTGTGTGCATCCCCAGAAGTGCCCTCTACATGCATTATCTCGACTTCAGCGAGAAACACGACACGCAGCCCGTGAACGCAGCCAGCTTTGGAAAG ATTATAAGGCAGCAGTTTCCAGCACTAACCACCAGAAGACTGGGAACAAGAGGGCAGTCCAA GTATCACTACTACGGCATCGCAGTGAAGGAGACGTCGCCGTACTACGACGTGATGTACTCCAAAAAGGGGGCGGCGTGGGTGAACGAGACGGGGAAGAAGGAGGTCACGAAGCAGACAGTGGCGTATTCACCGCGCTCCAAACTGGGGACGCTCCTGCCAGAGTTTCCAAATGTCAAAGATCTAAATTTGCCTGCCAGCCTGCCAGAAGAGAGG GTGTCGACGTTCATCATGATGTACAGAACGCACTGCCAGAGGATACTGGACACGGTGATCCGAGCCAACTTTGATGAG GTCCAAAGCTTCCTGCTGCACTTTTGGCAGGGCATGCCGCCCCACATGCTCCCCGTCCTCGGCTCCCCTACGGTGGTGAACATCGTTGGTGTTTGTGACTCCATCCTCTACAAAGCTATCTCTGGGGTTCTGATGCCCACCGTCCTGCAAGCACTGCCTGACAG TTTGACTCAGGTTATTCGGAAATTTGCCAAACAGCTGGATGAGTGGCTTAAAATAGCACTTCACGACCTTCCAGAAAACCTGAGGAATATCAAATTTGAAT TGTCAAGAAGGTTTTCTCAGATTCTGAAGCGGCAGACATCATTAAACCATCTATGTCAG GCGTCTCGGACTGTGATAAACAGCGCCGACATCACCTTTCAGATGCTGGAGGACTGGAGGAACGTTGACCTGAACAGCATCACCAAGCAGACACTTTACACCATGGAGGACTCGCAGGAGGAGCACAGGCAGCTTATTATGCACT TGTATCAGGAGTTTGACCgcctgctggaggagcagtcCCCAATAGAGGCGTACATCGAGTGGCTGGACTCAATGGTGGACCGCTGTGTCGTCAAG GTGGCGGGGAAGAGGCCTGGGTCGCTGAAGAAGGTGGCCCAACAGTTCCTGCTGATGTGGTCGTGTTTTGGTACCAGAGTCATCCGGGATATGACCCTCCACAGCGCGCCGAGCTTTG gatccTTCCACCTGATCCACCTGATGTTTGATGATTACGTGCTCTACCTGTTGGAGTCCCTTCACTTCCAGGAGAGGGCCAACGACCTGATGAGAGCCATGAAGGGAGAAGGAAGCACAG CGGAGCGAGAAGAAGAATTCACGCTGACAGAAACCACCCCCACCTCCCAGTCTCCCGGATCTTACTCTCCCGCCCGCTCGGTCCAATCCATTGACGTCTCCTCGGCCGGCTCCCCCACAGCTGCCTTGTCCCCAGAGTTCACCGGGGTCACCGCCACCTCCACAG TGACAACAGCAGGCGGGTCTACTCCGGAGACCGGACAGCAGCTGTCCTGCATGAGGAGCAGCGCTCCCGTCCCCCCTCCATCCTCCACCCACAGGATGCCGGTGTACAGGGAGGAACACGG ATACACCGGTAGCTACAACTATGGCAGTTACTCCAACCAGCACCCCCACTCCATCCAGAGCCAGTATCCAAGCCTGGGCCATGATCCTCCCATCCCCGCTCCCCTTCACTACTCTGCCTACCACCGCTCATCTGCACAG TACCAACTCAACGGCCAGATGTCTCGAATGGAGCCCTGCCTGATGGGCACTACTCCTCGATTGCACCCCACGTCTGTCGCCCCGCGCTGGCCAGATGTGTCTCCTGCTAACAGCTGTTATACCAGCCCGCCTATGCATTCATCCCGTTATGCCAGCTCCGGGGACATGTACTCTCCTCTGGGCCCGCGCAGGAACTCTGAGTACGAACACTCGCAGCATTTCCCCGGCTTCGCCTACATCAACGGGGAGGCCACAACAGGCTGGGCCAAATAG
- the rfx4 gene encoding transcription factor RFX4 isoform X1, with protein MHCGLLEEPDMDSTESWIERCLNESENKRYSSHTSLGNMSNDEHEEKENNRASKPHSTPATLEWLEENYEIAEGVCIPRSALYMHYLDFSEKHDTQPVNAASFGKIIRQQFPALTTRRLGTRGQSKYHYYGIAVKETSPYYDVMYSKKGAAWVNETGKKEVTKQTVAYSPRSKLGTLLPEFPNVKDLNLPASLPEERVSTFIMMYRTHCQRILDTVIRANFDEVQSFLLHFWQGMPPHMLPVLGSPTVVNIVGVCDSILYKAISGVLMPTVLQALPDSLTQVIRKFAKQLDEWLKIALHDLPENLRNIKFELSRRFSQILKRQTSLNHLCQASRTVINSADITFQMLEDWRNVDLNSITKQTLYTMEDSQEEHRQLIMHLYQEFDRLLEEQSPIEAYIEWLDSMVDRCVVKVAGKRPGSLKKVAQQFLLMWSCFGTRVIRDMTLHSAPSFGSFHLIHLMFDDYVLYLLESLHFQERANDLMRAMKGEGSTAEREEEFTLTETTPTSQSPGSYSPARSVQSIDVSSAGSPTAALSPEFTGVTATSTGAVQSYTWSLTYTVTTAGGSTPETGQQLSCMRSSAPVPPPSSTHRMPVYREEHGYTGSYNYGSYSNQHPHSIQSQYPSLGHDPPIPAPLHYSAYHRSSAQYQLNGQMSRMEPCLMGTTPRLHPTSVAPRWPDVSPANSCYTSPPMHSSRYASSGDMYSPLGPRRNSEYEHSQHFPGFAYINGEATTGWAK; from the exons ATGCATTGCGGGCTGCTGGAGGAGCCTGACATGGATTCCACAG AGAGTTGGATTGAAAGGTGCCTCAATGAAAGTGAGAACAAGCGCTATTCCAGCCACACCTCTCTGGGGAACATGTCCAATGATGAGC ATgaggaaaaagaaaacaacagaGCCTCTAAACCACATTCAACTCCGGCTACTCTGGAGTG GTTAGAGGAAAATTATGAGATAGCTGAAGGTGTGTGCATCCCCAGAAGTGCCCTCTACATGCATTATCTCGACTTCAGCGAGAAACACGACACGCAGCCCGTGAACGCAGCCAGCTTTGGAAAG ATTATAAGGCAGCAGTTTCCAGCACTAACCACCAGAAGACTGGGAACAAGAGGGCAGTCCAA GTATCACTACTACGGCATCGCAGTGAAGGAGACGTCGCCGTACTACGACGTGATGTACTCCAAAAAGGGGGCGGCGTGGGTGAACGAGACGGGGAAGAAGGAGGTCACGAAGCAGACAGTGGCGTATTCACCGCGCTCCAAACTGGGGACGCTCCTGCCAGAGTTTCCAAATGTCAAAGATCTAAATTTGCCTGCCAGCCTGCCAGAAGAGAGG GTGTCGACGTTCATCATGATGTACAGAACGCACTGCCAGAGGATACTGGACACGGTGATCCGAGCCAACTTTGATGAG GTCCAAAGCTTCCTGCTGCACTTTTGGCAGGGCATGCCGCCCCACATGCTCCCCGTCCTCGGCTCCCCTACGGTGGTGAACATCGTTGGTGTTTGTGACTCCATCCTCTACAAAGCTATCTCTGGGGTTCTGATGCCCACCGTCCTGCAAGCACTGCCTGACAG TTTGACTCAGGTTATTCGGAAATTTGCCAAACAGCTGGATGAGTGGCTTAAAATAGCACTTCACGACCTTCCAGAAAACCTGAGGAATATCAAATTTGAAT TGTCAAGAAGGTTTTCTCAGATTCTGAAGCGGCAGACATCATTAAACCATCTATGTCAG GCGTCTCGGACTGTGATAAACAGCGCCGACATCACCTTTCAGATGCTGGAGGACTGGAGGAACGTTGACCTGAACAGCATCACCAAGCAGACACTTTACACCATGGAGGACTCGCAGGAGGAGCACAGGCAGCTTATTATGCACT TGTATCAGGAGTTTGACCgcctgctggaggagcagtcCCCAATAGAGGCGTACATCGAGTGGCTGGACTCAATGGTGGACCGCTGTGTCGTCAAG GTGGCGGGGAAGAGGCCTGGGTCGCTGAAGAAGGTGGCCCAACAGTTCCTGCTGATGTGGTCGTGTTTTGGTACCAGAGTCATCCGGGATATGACCCTCCACAGCGCGCCGAGCTTTG gatccTTCCACCTGATCCACCTGATGTTTGATGATTACGTGCTCTACCTGTTGGAGTCCCTTCACTTCCAGGAGAGGGCCAACGACCTGATGAGAGCCATGAAGGGAGAAGGAAGCACAG CGGAGCGAGAAGAAGAATTCACGCTGACAGAAACCACCCCCACCTCCCAGTCTCCCGGATCTTACTCTCCCGCCCGCTCGGTCCAATCCATTGACGTCTCCTCGGCCGGCTCCCCCACAGCTGCCTTGTCCCCAGAGTTCACCGGGGTCACCGCCACCTCCACAG GCGCTGTTCAGTCATATACCTGGTCCCTCACATACACAGTGACAACAGCAGGCGGGTCTACTCCGGAGACCGGACAGCAGCTGTCCTGCATGAGGAGCAGCGCTCCCGTCCCCCCTCCATCCTCCACCCACAGGATGCCGGTGTACAGGGAGGAACACGG ATACACCGGTAGCTACAACTATGGCAGTTACTCCAACCAGCACCCCCACTCCATCCAGAGCCAGTATCCAAGCCTGGGCCATGATCCTCCCATCCCCGCTCCCCTTCACTACTCTGCCTACCACCGCTCATCTGCACAG TACCAACTCAACGGCCAGATGTCTCGAATGGAGCCCTGCCTGATGGGCACTACTCCTCGATTGCACCCCACGTCTGTCGCCCCGCGCTGGCCAGATGTGTCTCCTGCTAACAGCTGTTATACCAGCCCGCCTATGCATTCATCCCGTTATGCCAGCTCCGGGGACATGTACTCTCCTCTGGGCCCGCGCAGGAACTCTGAGTACGAACACTCGCAGCATTTCCCCGGCTTCGCCTACATCAACGGGGAGGCCACAACAGGCTGGGCCAAATAG